GGGCGCGTCGATCCTGGCTGACTTCGGTGCCGACGTGGTCAAGGTGGAGCCCATCGCAGGGGACGAGTCCCGTACGTTCGGCCCCGGCCGAAACGGCATGAGCGGTGTCTACGCCGGGGTCAACCGGAACAAGCGGGCGATCGCACTCGATCTGCGCACGGAGGAGGGCCGGGAGCTCTTCCACGAGCTGTGCGCCAGCGCCGACGTGCTGATCGAGAACATGCTCCCCGCTGCCCACGCCAAGTTCGGCCTGACCGCCGAGGAGCTCCGGGAGCGCCACCCCCACCTGATCTGCCTGAACGTGAGCGGTTACGGCGACAGCGGCCCGTCGGCCGGCCGGCCCGCGCTGGATCCTGTCGCCCAGGCCCTCACCGGCATGATCCAGGCCACCGGGGACTCCGACGGCCGCGGCATCAAGGCCGGCCCGCCGGTGGCCGACAGCTCGGCCGGATACCTGGTCGCCATCGCGGCCCTGGTCTCGCTCTTCGCGAAGCAGAAGACCGGAGCCGGCCAGAACGGCTCGGTGTCACTGGTGGCCTCGCTGTTCCACCTTCAGTCGCCGTGGCTGGGCCAGTACATGCTGGCCGACTACGTGGCACCGCGCGTCGGCAACGCGAGCAACTTCTACGCGCCGTACAACGCGTACGCGACGCGCGACGGCGGGGCCGTCCACGTCGTCGCCTTCAACGACCGGCACTTCGAGCGGTTCGTGAAGGCGGCCGGCGCCGAGCACCTGCTCGACGACGAGCGGTTCACGAACGCGGCGAGCCGGCTGGCCCACCGCGAGGAACTCGACGTGGTGCTCGCACCCTGGTTCGCCGAGCGCGACCGGGACGACATCGTCACCCTGCTCACCGACCAGAACATCATCTGCGCCCCGGTCCTCGCGTACGACGAGGCCGTGGAGCACCCCCAGATCCGCGCGCTCGAACTGGTCGTCGACCTGGAGAGCAAGGCCCTCGGCGAGGTCCGGGTGCCGGGCCTGCCGATCAAGCTGTCGGACACTCCCGGCCGTGTGGAGCGTCCGCCGACCGCCCTGGGCGAGCACACCGCCGAGCTTCTCAAGGAGCTCGGCCACAACGACCAAGACATCGCACGGCTGCTGGCCGCGCGCGTCGTCCGCTGAACTCACAACGTCCTGACAGGAGCATCACATGAAGGTTGGTATCAGGATCCCCGGCGCCGGTCCCTGGGCCGGACCGGACGCGATCAGCGAGGTCTCCCGCTACGCGGAGAAGATCGGCTTCGACTCGCTGTGGATGACTGACCACGTGGCCCTGCCCACGAAGGTGGAGACGGCCTACCCGTACACCGCCGACGGCAAGTTCCTCTGGGCGCCCGAAACCCCCTACCTGGACTGCCTCACCGCGCTGACCTGGGCCGCGGCCGCGACGGAGACCGTCGAGCTGGGCACGTCCTGCCTGATCCTGCCGTGGCGCCCGCTGGTACAGACGTCGAAGACGCTGGTGAGCATCGACGTCCTGTCCAAGGGCCGCCTGTCCGTCGCCATCGGCGTCGGCTGGATGAAGGAGCAGTTCGAGGCGCTGGGCGCGCCGTTCAAGGACCGCGGCCGCCGGGTGACCGAGATGGTCAAGGCCATGCGTCAGATGTGGACCGAGGACGAGGTCTCCTGGGACGGCGACTTCTACAACCTGCACGACTTCATGATGTTCCCCAAACCCGTGCGCGGCACGATACCGGTCTGGTTCGCCGGCTACAGCGAGGCGTCGCTGCGCCGTATCGCCGCCATCGGTGACGGCTGGCACCCGCTGGCCGTGGGCCCGGAGGACTACGCGGGCTACCTCGCCACGCTGAAGTCGTACGTGGAGCAGGCCGGCCGCGACATGAGCGAGATCACGCTCACCGCGCGCCCGCTGCGCAAGGCGCCCTACAACGCCGAGACGATCGAGGCGTACGGCGACCTCGGTGTCACCCATTTCATCTGCGACACCTCGTTCGAGCACGCCACGCTCGAGTCCGCGATGGAGGAACTGCAGGCCCTCGCCGAGGCGGTCCTGCCGACCGCGCACCGTCTCCCCTGAGGCCCGAACGAAGGAGACCCGATCATGCGTGCACTCACCTCCAGTGTTCCGCTGGTCCTCGGTGACCAGCTCACAGACGCCTCGAACGGAGCCACGTTCGAGACCGTCAACCCCGCCGACGGCAGCGTCATCGCGAAGGTCGCCGAGGCGACCGTGGAAGACGTCGCCCGCGCCGTCGAGGCCGCGCGAGCCGGCGCCAAGGCGTGGCAGCGGATGCGGCCCTCGCAGCGCACCCGTCTGATGCTGCGCTACGCGGCGCTCATCGAAGCGAACAAGGAGCGGCTCGCCGAGCTGCAGACCCGCGACATGGGCAAGCCGATCCGCGAGTCCGCGACGATCGACCTGCCGGTCATGGTTGAGACCGTGGAGTACTTCGCCGGCCTCGTGACCAAGATCGAGGGGCGGACGACCCCGGCCCCCGGCCGCTTCCTGAACTACACGGTGCGCGAGCCGATCGGTGTGGTCGGTGCGATCACCCCGTGGAACTTCCCCGCCGTGCAGTCGATCTGGAAGATCGCGCCGGCCCTGGCGATGGGCAACTCCATTGTCCTGAAGCCGGCGCAGCTGGCACCCCTCGTGCCGGTGGCGCTGGGTGAGCTGGCCCTGGAGGCCGGCATCCCCGCCGGCGTCGTGAACGTCCTGCCGGGCCGCGGCTCGGTGGCGGGAAACGCGCTGGTCCAGCACCCGGGCGTCGGCAAGGTCACCTTCACCGGTTCGACCGAGATCGGCCAGGAGATCGGCCGGATGGCGGCGGACCGGCTGATCACCACCTCCCTGGAGCTGGGCGGCAAGTCGGCGCTGGTCGCCTTCGCGGACGCCTCCCCGAAGGCGGTCGCCGACGTGGTCTTCACGGCCATGTACGGCAACCAGGGCGAGACCTGCACCGCGCCCAGCCGGCTCCTGGTCGAGCGCCCGATCTACGACGAGGTCGTGGAGCTGGTCAAGGCACGGGTCGACGCGGCCCGGGTCGGCGACCCGCTCGACCCCGAGACGGAGATCGGCCCGCTGGTCAACGCGGCGCAGCGCGACTCGGTTCACTCCTATGTGGTGTCGGGCGCCGAGGAGGGTGCCCGTCTGCTGGCGGGCAGCACCGAGGCTCCGGCAGAGGGTCCGGGCTTCTTCTACCGGCCGGCGCTGTTCGCGGACGTGGCCCCGGACATGCGGATCGCTCGCGAGGAGATCTTCGGCCCCGTCCTCGGTGTGCTGCCGTTCGAGGGCGAGGAGCAGGCGATCGAGCTGGCGAACGACACGATCTACGGCCTCGCGGCCGGTGTGTTCACCCGCGATGTCGGCCGGGCCCTGCGCTTCGCGGGGACGCTGGACGCGGGGAACGTGTGGATCAACAGCTGGGGCGTGCTCAACCCGGCCTCGCCGTACCGCGGGTTCCGCCACAGCGGCTACGGCAGTGACCTCGGTCGCAGCGCGATCGAGAGCTTCACGAAGGAGAAGAGCGTATGGGCACGTCTGGACTAGCGCCGCAGGGCGCCGACGTCCCGGTCGTCGCCCGCCTGCGGGACCTTCGGGGTGTCTCCCGGTGGTCGCCGGCCGCGGACTACTCGATCGCGCAGGACGCGCTCTTCGCGCAGGATCCGGACGCGGTGGCCGTGCTCACGGCCGGACCGCAGGAAGTCGGCGAGATCACGTTCGGCGAGGTCCAGGAGGCCGCGCTGCGGATCGGCGACGTACTGCGGGCGCAGGGCGTCGCCCCGGGCGACCGGATCGCGCTCTACCTCGACCCCTCGCCGGCCGCGGCGGAGGCCGTCTTCGGAGTGCTGGCCGCCGGGGCGGTGCTCCTTCCGATCCCGCGTCTCATGGCCGGCGGCTCGGTCGCTCACCGCCTGAGCGACTCGGGGGCGAAGGTGCTCGTCACCGACGGGCTGGGTCTTGACCGGCTGCGGTCGACGGGCTGCGACGTCGAGGGCCTCGCCGTGCTGACGGTCGACGGGACCGAGGGGAAGGGGATTGCCGGCCGTAAGGTCGACGACCACTCCGCCGCACCCTGGCCGGCCGGTCCGACGACCCCCGCGCTGCTGATGTACACCTCGGGCACCAGCGGTCCGCCCAAGGGCATCCTGCACGGCCACCAGGTGCTGCTCGGCCACGCCGGAGTGGACTACGCCTTCGAGTTGTTCCAGCCCGGGGACGTCTACTACGGGACGGCCGACTGGGGGTGGATCGGTGGCCTCATGCTGGGGCTCCTCGTCCCGTGGTCGTTCGGCGTCCCGGTCGTCGCGCAGCGGCAGACGCGTTTCGATGCGAACGCCACGCTGGACCTGTTCGCGCGGTGCGGTGTCACGACCGCCTTCCTGCCGCCTTCCGTCCTGCGCCTGTTGCAGGCGAACGGCCGGGCGCCCGAGCGCAGGCTGCGTGCCGTCGTCACCGGCGGCGAGCCGGCGGGGCGCTCGGAGATGGCGTGGTCCCGGCTGCACCTGTCGCAGGCCGTGAACAAGGCGTACGGCCAGACCGAGGCGAACGGTCTCATCGGTGACTCGGCGGCGCTGGGCTCCGTCGACGACGACACGATGGGTGCCCCGTATCCGGGTCACACCATCGCGCTGCTCGGCGAGGACGGCCGGGAGGTCGCTCACGGTGAGGTCGGCGAGATCGCCCTGCGGCTTCCCGACCCGGTCGCGCTCCTGGGGATCTGGGATGCGAGGACCGAGGGCCCGGTGCCCCCGGCCGGCGACTGGCACCGGACGAACGACCTGGCCAGGCGTGCTCATGGACAGCGCCTGGAGTACCTGGGCCGCGCGGACGACGTCATCAAGAGCCGCGGCTACCGGATCGGCCCCTCGGAGATCGAGGACGCCCTGGTGAACCACCCGCTGGTGGCCGAGGCCGCCGCGGTCGGCATCCCGGACGACAGGATCGGTCAGCGGGTGAAGGTCTTCCTGCGGTTCACCGACGGTGAGGCCGGCGGTGAGGTCGGTGAGGCGCTCCGCTCGGAGCTGTGCGACCTGGTGGCCGCCACGGTCGGGCCGCACGCCAAACCCCGTGAGTTCGAAGTGGTCTCGTCCCTGCCGAGGACGGAGACCGGGAAGCTCCTGCGGCGCGAACTCGCACCGGCCCGGCACTGACCGGCTCCCTTCCGCGGCGCTGCCGCCCGAGACGGCGGCCCGGCGGCGCGCGTGCCCGGATGGCACCTGCAGACACACATCACGTACAGACACACATCACGAGAGGGACCACCTATGCGTAGATTCTGGCATGTCGGTCTCAACGTCACCGACATGGACCGCACCATCGAGTTCTACCGACTCGTGGGCTTCGAGGTCGTGCAGGACAAGGAGGTCGACGACGCCAACCTCGCGCGGGCGTTCATGATCGACCAGGGCAGCAAGCTGCGCTTCGCGCACATGCGCCTGAACAACGCGCCCGATGAAGCGATGCTCGACATCATCGAGTGGCGCGACGTGCCGGCGACCCGCGAGCGGTCCGTCGCCGACACCGTCAACCCCGGCCTGTGCCGCTTCTCGATCCTCACGGACGACATCCAGGGCGAGTACGACCGCCTGAGCGTCGCGGGCGTCAAGTTCCTGCACACCCCTCAGACCGTCATGGCTCCCGACGGGGTGAACGGGTGGAAGATCCTCTTCGCGGCGGACCCCGACGGTACGCTGTTCCACTTTGTCGAGTTGGTAGGGAACTCAGCCAAGCACTGAGACTTCCCTGACCGGAAAGTAGGAGTCGTGGCGAAGGGGCCTTCCGAATCCAGCGACGTGGTCGTCGACGACGATGCCGACCAGGGAGCCGGGGTTCTCGTGCCGGCGGTGTCGCGCACGGTACGGGTACTCGACCACCTGGTCCGGCACGCCGACGGGGCGACGGTCACCGAGCTCGCCAAATCGTGTGGGCTGGCCAAGAGCACGGCGTCGAACCTGATCCGGACGATGGTCAGTGAAGGTCTCATCGAGTACAGCTCCGACACCCGGCGCTACAACCTGGGACCGCTGCTCGTGGAGTACGGCGTGGCGGCGGTCACCAGGACCACCCCGGTCGCCGAGGCACGGCCGTTCATGGAGCGGCTGGCCGAGCGGACCGAGCTGGCGTGTCTCGCGATCTCGCCGATGCCCGACGGGCACTTCACCGCGATCGCGAAGATCGAGAGCCGCAAGGACATCAAGATCACCATCGAGATCGGCTCCCGGTTCGACCGGGACGCGCCACTGCTCAGCCGGCTGACGGACGCGTGGCGTGACGGCGTGCCGGCCGCGGACGACGATTCGCGCCGCGAGGAAGTGCGCTCCCGCGGTTTCGGAGTCGTCTTCGGGGAGTACGCCCCCGAGCTGAACGTCATGGGTTTCCCCGTCTTCGACCGTGACGGGCAGCCCTGCCTCGTGATCAGCCTGCTCGGCGTGGGAACGGATCTCACGCCGCAGGACATCGACGAGTTGGCCCCGTACCTGGTCACCGCCGCGCGTGCCATCACGGTGCGCAGTGGCGGCCGGGTACCGGCCGACTACCCGGAGGCGGGCCCGGAGCGATCCGCCGGCTGATCCCACCAGACCCACAGGCCTGGCGCCCGCACCGCCGGCCCTGTGAACCCGCACCGCCGGTCGCGGACACCTTCTTGAGGAGCACGAACCATGGACAGCCACACTATCGCCGTTGTGGGAGGTACCGGTCCACAGGGCAAGGGCCTGGCCCTGCACTTCGCCCGCGCCGGCCACAAGGTCGTCATCGGATCCCGCTCAGCCGGGCGCGCCGAGGAGGCCGCGGCCGAGATCCGCGCGCGGGTCGGCTCGGCCGTCGACGTCCTCGGCCTGGACAACAGGGGTGCCGTCGAGGCGGCCGAGGCCGTCCTGATCGTCGTGCCGTGGGACGGCCACGAGGAACTGATCGGGGCTCTCGCGCCGGTGCTGGCGGGGAAGCTGGTCATCAGCTGCGTCAACCCGCTCGGCTTCGACAAGCGCGGCGCGTACGGCCTGGACGTCGAGGACGGCAGCGCCGCCGAGCAGACGCAGAGGCTCGTGCCCGACGCCGTGGTCGTCGGCGCGTTCCACCACCTGTCCGCCGTCTCCCTGTGGGAGGCCGAGGGCCCCCTCGGTCACGAGGACGTCCTGGTGGTCGGCGACGACAAGGACGCCAAGGAGAAGGTCGCCGCCCTCGCCGCGACGATCACCGGCCGCCCCGGCATCGACGGCGGTGTCCTGCGCCTGGCCCGTCAGCTGGAGCCGCTCACCGCCGTTCTCATCAACATCAACCGGCGCTACAAGACCCGTTCGGGCGTCTCGGTCTCCGGGATCCCGGCATGATCCTCGAACTGCGCGAGTACATCGCGCTGCCGGACCGGACTGAGGACCTGCACCGGCGCTTCGCCGACGAGACCCTGGACCTCTTCAGGGAATTCGGTCTGGACCTCAGGGGTTTCTGGCACGTCGTCGACGACCGGCGGCGGATCTACTACCTGTGCGCGTTCGATGACGTGAACGCAGCAGTCGTGTTCTGGGATGCCTTCAGGGCGGATCCGCGGTGGATCGAGCTGAAGGAACGCAGTGAGGCCGATGGCCCGTTGATCGAGGAAATCGTGAGCACGTACCTCACTGAGCCCGACTACGTGGCAGCTCGTCGCTGATTCTCCGGCGAGGCCGGATGCGGTCGTGCATTCGGCCTCGCCATGACCGGCCGACAGATGTTCGAAATCTCGGCCGGAATGGATTCGCGCATCCCTTTTATTCAGCATCGTGGACAAAGTTCACCGTCGTGAATCGAGAGTCGATGATCAAGGGTATTCAGCTACACGCCTGGGCAGGTGGACCGAGCCTGGTCGAGGTCGCCGAGGTCGCCGCTCGGACCTTCGAGACGATCTGGGTCACCGACCAGATGCAGTCGCGAGGAGTGGGCGCCGTCCTGGGGGCGATCGCGGCCAGGACCGGTGCCGGTGTCGGCACTGCGGTGACGTTCCCGTTCGGGCGCAACCCCCTGGAACAGGCGTCCACGATGGCCACGTTGGCCGAGTTCATGCCGGCGGGCCGCCAGGTGAGCATGGGGATCGGCACCGGCGGTGGCCTGGTGCGCGCCCTGATGGAGCGGGGGCAGCCCGTCGGCCGCGTCGCCGAACTCATCCGGTTCTGCCGCGCGCTCTGGCGGGGTGAGAGCGTCCGCATGGGCGACTACCCCCTCACCTGCGCGGACCTGGGCCTGCGTGCGGACGGTCGCGCGTCCCTCGACTGGGTCGACGACCCCGCGGTCCGGGTGATCGTGGCCGGCACGGGTCCCAAGGTCCTTGAGATGACGGGCGAGTTGGCCGACGGCGTGATCTGCGCGAGCAACT
This portion of the Streptomyces mirabilis genome encodes:
- a CDS encoding CoA transferase translates to MTQQVRALAGTRVIDAATMVAGPLGASILADFGADVVKVEPIAGDESRTFGPGRNGMSGVYAGVNRNKRAIALDLRTEEGRELFHELCASADVLIENMLPAAHAKFGLTAEELRERHPHLICLNVSGYGDSGPSAGRPALDPVAQALTGMIQATGDSDGRGIKAGPPVADSSAGYLVAIAALVSLFAKQKTGAGQNGSVSLVASLFHLQSPWLGQYMLADYVAPRVGNASNFYAPYNAYATRDGGAVHVVAFNDRHFERFVKAAGAEHLLDDERFTNAASRLAHREELDVVLAPWFAERDRDDIVTLLTDQNIICAPVLAYDEAVEHPQIRALELVVDLESKALGEVRVPGLPIKLSDTPGRVERPPTALGEHTAELLKELGHNDQDIARLLAARVVR
- a CDS encoding TIGR03619 family F420-dependent LLM class oxidoreductase, which codes for MKVGIRIPGAGPWAGPDAISEVSRYAEKIGFDSLWMTDHVALPTKVETAYPYTADGKFLWAPETPYLDCLTALTWAAAATETVELGTSCLILPWRPLVQTSKTLVSIDVLSKGRLSVAIGVGWMKEQFEALGAPFKDRGRRVTEMVKAMRQMWTEDEVSWDGDFYNLHDFMMFPKPVRGTIPVWFAGYSEASLRRIAAIGDGWHPLAVGPEDYAGYLATLKSYVEQAGRDMSEITLTARPLRKAPYNAETIEAYGDLGVTHFICDTSFEHATLESAMEELQALAEAVLPTAHRLP
- a CDS encoding aldehyde dehydrogenase family protein, giving the protein MRALTSSVPLVLGDQLTDASNGATFETVNPADGSVIAKVAEATVEDVARAVEAARAGAKAWQRMRPSQRTRLMLRYAALIEANKERLAELQTRDMGKPIRESATIDLPVMVETVEYFAGLVTKIEGRTTPAPGRFLNYTVREPIGVVGAITPWNFPAVQSIWKIAPALAMGNSIVLKPAQLAPLVPVALGELALEAGIPAGVVNVLPGRGSVAGNALVQHPGVGKVTFTGSTEIGQEIGRMAADRLITTSLELGGKSALVAFADASPKAVADVVFTAMYGNQGETCTAPSRLLVERPIYDEVVELVKARVDAARVGDPLDPETEIGPLVNAAQRDSVHSYVVSGAEEGARLLAGSTEAPAEGPGFFYRPALFADVAPDMRIAREEIFGPVLGVLPFEGEEQAIELANDTIYGLAAGVFTRDVGRALRFAGTLDAGNVWINSWGVLNPASPYRGFRHSGYGSDLGRSAIESFTKEKSVWARLD
- a CDS encoding AMP-binding protein, whose protein sequence is MGTSGLAPQGADVPVVARLRDLRGVSRWSPAADYSIAQDALFAQDPDAVAVLTAGPQEVGEITFGEVQEAALRIGDVLRAQGVAPGDRIALYLDPSPAAAEAVFGVLAAGAVLLPIPRLMAGGSVAHRLSDSGAKVLVTDGLGLDRLRSTGCDVEGLAVLTVDGTEGKGIAGRKVDDHSAAPWPAGPTTPALLMYTSGTSGPPKGILHGHQVLLGHAGVDYAFELFQPGDVYYGTADWGWIGGLMLGLLVPWSFGVPVVAQRQTRFDANATLDLFARCGVTTAFLPPSVLRLLQANGRAPERRLRAVVTGGEPAGRSEMAWSRLHLSQAVNKAYGQTEANGLIGDSAALGSVDDDTMGAPYPGHTIALLGEDGREVAHGEVGEIALRLPDPVALLGIWDARTEGPVPPAGDWHRTNDLARRAHGQRLEYLGRADDVIKSRGYRIGPSEIEDALVNHPLVAEAAAVGIPDDRIGQRVKVFLRFTDGEAGGEVGEALRSELCDLVAATVGPHAKPREFEVVSSLPRTETGKLLRRELAPARH
- a CDS encoding VOC family protein, which codes for MRRFWHVGLNVTDMDRTIEFYRLVGFEVVQDKEVDDANLARAFMIDQGSKLRFAHMRLNNAPDEAMLDIIEWRDVPATRERSVADTVNPGLCRFSILTDDIQGEYDRLSVAGVKFLHTPQTVMAPDGVNGWKILFAADPDGTLFHFVELVGNSAKH
- a CDS encoding IclR family transcriptional regulator, with product MAKGPSESSDVVVDDDADQGAGVLVPAVSRTVRVLDHLVRHADGATVTELAKSCGLAKSTASNLIRTMVSEGLIEYSSDTRRYNLGPLLVEYGVAAVTRTTPVAEARPFMERLAERTELACLAISPMPDGHFTAIAKIESRKDIKITIEIGSRFDRDAPLLSRLTDAWRDGVPAADDDSRREEVRSRGFGVVFGEYAPELNVMGFPVFDRDGQPCLVISLLGVGTDLTPQDIDELAPYLVTAARAITVRSGGRVPADYPEAGPERSAG
- the npdG gene encoding NADPH-dependent F420 reductase, producing MDSHTIAVVGGTGPQGKGLALHFARAGHKVVIGSRSAGRAEEAAAEIRARVGSAVDVLGLDNRGAVEAAEAVLIVVPWDGHEELIGALAPVLAGKLVISCVNPLGFDKRGAYGLDVEDGSAAEQTQRLVPDAVVVGAFHHLSAVSLWEAEGPLGHEDVLVVGDDKDAKEKVAALAATITGRPGIDGGVLRLARQLEPLTAVLININRRYKTRSGVSVSGIPA
- a CDS encoding NIPSNAP family protein, with amino-acid sequence MILELREYIALPDRTEDLHRRFADETLDLFREFGLDLRGFWHVVDDRRRIYYLCAFDDVNAAVVFWDAFRADPRWIELKERSEADGPLIEEIVSTYLTEPDYVAARR
- a CDS encoding LLM class flavin-dependent oxidoreductase — protein: MIKGIQLHAWAGGPSLVEVAEVAARTFETIWVTDQMQSRGVGAVLGAIAARTGAGVGTAVTFPFGRNPLEQASTMATLAEFMPAGRQVSMGIGTGGGLVRALMERGQPVGRVAELIRFCRALWRGESVRMGDYPLTCADLGLRADGRASLDWVDDPAVRVIVAGTGPKVLEMTGELADGVICASNFPAHSLAAFRSGQFDAVSNLDRLDAGRERSDRPEFTRIYGVNVSVSADRDRANAAARRQAALIVSQQPHESLQQVGFEQPDYAATREAVHAGKGIAAAAELLPQYVADQLVISGTPGDCIALLAELLDYARGAGFTEAYVGAPVGPDPAEAVDLLTTEVLPELI